A window of Pectinophora gossypiella chromosome 12, ilPecGoss1.1, whole genome shotgun sequence contains these coding sequences:
- the LOC126371559 gene encoding small ubiquitin-related modifier 3 yields MSDEKKGESEHINLKVLGQDNAIVQFKIKKHTPLRKLMNAYCDRAGLSMQVVRFRFDGQPINENDTPTSLEMEEGDTIEVYQQQTGGVHLV; encoded by the exons ATGTCTGACGAGAAAAAG GGAGAGAGCGAACACATCAACTTGAAAGTGCTAGGTCAAGATAATGCAATCGTCCAgttcaaaataaagaaacacaCACCTCTGAGGAAATTGATGAATGCTTATTGTGATAGAGCG GGATTGTCAATGCAAGTAGTACGGTTCAGATTTGACGGGCAGCCAATCAACGAGAATGATACCCCAACGTCACTGGAAATGGAAGAGGGAGACACAATAGAAGTATACCAGCAGCAGACCGGTGGTGTGCATCTAGTGTAA
- the LOC126371462 gene encoding delta(14)-sterol reductase TM7SF2 — protein sequence MSTRSGRIRPTLAEASPPRVRKGVSPPRRSPGRTRKSSPPVRSSSRKSPSRKSPSRKPASKFPARKSPARTTKEATETASQKSPAKRPAIKSDVSVKLQDFTKLDIFRGTRSRRSEYSIKDLQNDLPTLDKVDKVNGVDALDSSEVYGLRNRKSVDEVTPRRSSRIREFVEKVPDIRRSLSKSLSKSSISKSVSQSIDTYSDDEHSEEDLMKTKSESVTRKLATPLRESVSKLAQVSSRWEFGGRVGSALLMLLLPVTIFAILLSCTKSCSAKSLLDLSAYKSASAWFSWEALAVVTTQSITLAMLAFVPILGTKADRMDESGTKYYFNAFFSSIFTVNVLFTLSYFNLYNSNILLSNYLRLAVASYILAVILSIILYVKSRKMDDSDLNPYGNTGYKLYDFCMGREIHPYIKNLDVKIWVSRIANINTLILAVLIFQHGVHLPAKAGNLTTENYKEFLSKVQLKPTILIFSMMQIIYILNFVMKEYKITTTFYWQSEGLGYLQCVAAALYPFYFTTISKYIVDTQLSLSTNALIFASTLYVLGFFLMLISNNIKYEFRRNPLQPSLSNLDSMPTFHGKKLLVSSVWGVVRHPNYVGDILIHIALALPGILSQQYVAAVPALLTIALLLHRAWRDHARCRRRYGAAWERYCKRVPSIFIPKVL from the exons ATGTCAACGAGAAGCGGTCGCATAAGGCCTACTTTAGCTGAGGCTAGTCCTCCAAGGGTTCGGAAAGGTGTTTCACCGCCGAGGCGGTCTCCCGGACGGACGAGGAAGAGTTCACCCCCCGTGAGGTCTTCATCCCGCAAGTCACCTTCACGTAAATCACCCAGTCGCAAGCCAGCCTCTAAGTTTCCCGCTCGAAAGTCGCCAGCGAGAACTACTAAGGAGGCCACTGAGACTGCATCCCAGAAGTCGCCTGCAAAACGGCCGGCAATCAAATCTGATGTTTCTGTAAAATTACAAGATTTTACAAAGCTGGATATATTCCGGGGCACGCGATCAAGGCGCTCCGAGTATTCCATCAAGGACTTGCAAAATGATTTGCCGACCCTGGATAAAGTTGATAAAGTCAATGGTGTTGATGCTTTGGACTCTAGTGAAGTGTATGGCTTACGAAACAGGAAATCAGTTGATGAGGTGACACCTCGCAGATCTAGCCGGATTCGGGAATTTGTTGAGAAAGTGCCAGACATCCGGAGGAGTCTCAGTAAGTCCTTAAGCAAGTCGTCTATTAGCAAATCTGTTAGTCAGTCGATAGACACTTACTCTGATGACGAACACTCTGAAGAAGACTTGATGAAAACGAAATCAGAGTCGGTGACTAGGAAATTAGCGACACCGCTGAGGGAGAGTGTGAGCAAGCTGGCACAAGTGAGCAGCCGATGGGAGTTTGGTGGAAGAGTAGGATCTGCATTATTGATGCTCCTACTTCCAGTGACAATATTTGCCATTCTGTTATCATGCACAAAATCGTGTTCAGCCAAGTCTCTATTAGATCTGTCTGCATACAAATCAGCATCAGCCTGGTTTAGCTGGGAAGCACTAGCTGTTGTTACTACGCAGAGCATAACACTGGCCATGTTGGCATTTGTACCAATACTTGGAACAAAAGCTGACCGAATGGATGAATCTGGCACAAAGTATTATTTCAATGCATTCTTCTCAAGTATTTTCActgtaaatgttttatttacacTGAGTTACTTTAACTTGTACAACAGCAATATATTGTTGAGCAACTATTTGAGATTGGCAGTGGCATCATACATATTGGCTGTTATTTTGAGCATCATCTTGTATGTGAAGAGCCGTAAAATGGATGATAGTGACCTGAACCCTTATGGAAATACTGGATATAAATTATATGACTTTTGTATGGGAAGAGAGATCCATCCATACATCAAGAATTTGGATGTCAAAATTTGGGTGTCAAGGATTGCCAATATAAATACT CTGATTCTTGCAGTATTAATCTTCCAACACGGAGTGCACCTGCCAGCTAAAGCTGGAAACTTGACCACTGAAAACTACAAGGAATTCCTGAGCAAAGTACAGTTGAAGCCTACAATCCTTATATTCTCAATGATGCAGATTATCTATATCCTAAACTTTGTGATGAAGGAGTATAAGATTACTACCACATTCTACTGGCAATCTGAAGGCTTGGGATACCTACAGTGTGTGGCTGCGGCCCTGTACCCGTTCTACTTCACAACAATATCTAAATACATAGTAGACACACAGTTGTCCCTCTCAACTAACGCACTAATATTTGCTTCAACTCTCTATGTGCTGGGATTCTTCTTAATGCTTATCAGTAACAACATTAAATATGAGTTCAGGAGAAATCCTCTGCAGCCAAGCTTGTCAA ACTTAGACTCGATGCCGACGTTCCACGGAAAAAAACTGCTTGTGTCTAGTGTTTGGGGTGTGGTTCGTCATCCGAACTATGTGGGTGACATTCTGATACACATAGCGTTGGCACTGCCAGGGATATTGTCCCAGCAGTATGTGGCTGCAGTACCGGCGTTACTTACAATAGCACTGCTCCTTCACCGCGCCTGGCGGGACCACGCCCGGTGTCGGAGGCGCTACGGGGCCGCCTGGGAAAGGTATTGCAAACGAGTCCCCTCTATCTTTATACCCAAAGTTCTATAA